One Opitutia bacterium DNA segment encodes these proteins:
- a CDS encoding MFS transporter translates to MKPRLTFAQILNMNFGFFGIQYSFGLQQGNMSPLYKYLGADEASLPYLWLAGPMTGLIVQPIIGAMSDRTLSRWGRRTPYFFIGAVLCSVALFWMPFSSTLWMAASLLWILDAANNITMEPYRAFVSDKLDPAQHSLGFLTQSAFTGLGQTLSYLTPSILVVLGMNKDAVNARHIPHITIAAFGIGAVFSIASILWTLRTTKEIPLTPAEEAAIRRQPTGWAHTFAEIISAFREMPATMRQLALMKLFQWYALFCYWQYIVLSLSKTLFGTTDAASPQFREASLINGQIGGFYNAIACIAAFALVPFTRRFGPQRMHAFCLTLAGLGLLWLPHIQAKALLFVPMVGLGLAWASCMGNPYVMLAGCIPAHRTGVYMGIFNMFIVIPMMIQIFTLPLYYRSLLGGDPANVIRLAGALFLCAAAATLLVRTAPAAEAPPA, encoded by the coding sequence ATGAAACCCCGGCTCACTTTCGCCCAGATCCTGAACATGAACTTCGGGTTCTTCGGCATCCAATACTCGTTCGGCCTCCAGCAGGGCAACATGAGCCCGCTCTACAAATACCTCGGCGCCGACGAGGCCTCGCTGCCCTACCTCTGGCTCGCCGGCCCGATGACCGGCCTCATCGTCCAGCCGATCATCGGCGCGATGAGCGACCGCACGCTCAGCCGCTGGGGGCGGCGCACGCCGTATTTCTTCATCGGCGCCGTGCTGTGCAGCGTGGCGCTGTTTTGGATGCCGTTCAGCTCCACGCTCTGGATGGCCGCCTCGCTCCTCTGGATCCTCGACGCCGCGAACAACATCACGATGGAGCCTTACCGCGCCTTCGTGAGCGACAAGCTCGACCCCGCGCAACACTCGCTCGGCTTCCTCACGCAGAGCGCGTTCACCGGCCTCGGCCAGACGCTCTCGTATCTCACGCCCTCGATCCTCGTCGTGCTCGGCATGAACAAGGACGCCGTGAACGCGCGCCACATCCCGCACATCACCATCGCCGCCTTCGGCATCGGCGCGGTGTTCTCCATCGCGTCGATCCTCTGGACGCTGCGCACGACGAAGGAAATCCCGCTCACGCCCGCCGAAGAAGCCGCCATCCGCCGCCAGCCCACCGGTTGGGCGCACACCTTCGCCGAGATCATCTCCGCGTTCCGCGAGATGCCCGCGACGATGCGCCAGCTCGCGCTGATGAAGCTGTTCCAGTGGTATGCGCTCTTCTGTTACTGGCAGTATATCGTCCTCTCGCTCTCGAAGACGCTCTTCGGCACGACCGACGCCGCCAGCCCGCAGTTTCGCGAGGCCAGTCTGATCAACGGCCAGATCGGCGGCTTCTACAACGCGATTGCCTGCATCGCCGCGTTCGCGCTCGTGCCGTTCACGCGCCGCTTCGGCCCGCAACGCATGCACGCCTTCTGCCTCACCCTCGCCGGCCTCGGCCTGCTCTGGCTCCCGCACATCCAGGCGAAGGCGCTGCTCTTCGTGCCGATGGTCGGCCTGGGCCTCGCGTGGGCCAGCTGCATGGGCAATCCCTACGTGATGCTCGCCGGCTGCATTCCCGCGCACCGCACGGGAGTCTACATGGGGATTTTCAACATGTTCATCGTGATCCCGATGATGATTCAGATTTTCACGCTCCCGCTCTACTACCGCAGCCTGCTCGGCGGCGATCCGGCCAACGTGATCCGCCTCGCCGGCGCCCTCTTCCTCTGCGCCGCCGCCGCGACGCTCCTCGTGCGCACCGCGCCGGCGGCCGAAGCGCCTCCGGCCTGA
- a CDS encoding amidohydrolase family protein, whose translation MSLRPLLPLAVLLGLAASVCAQDKPLVLQGAQIIPIVGEPIAHGVLVVSGGKIVAVGASGQVAIPAGAEVRDVTGKVIIPGLVDSHSHIGGPAGADSSSPIQPDVRALDSIDAQSPSIQKAQAGGITTANIMPGSGHLISGQTVYAKLRDGRTVDDLLVKNDDGTMAGGLKMANGTNSMRGMGGFPGTRGKSAALVREQFIKAQEYRDKIARAKGDPDKLPPRDLALEELVEVLDGKRVVQHHTHRHDDILTVLRLSKEFGFKVVLHHVSEGWKVADEIAKAGIACSVIMVDSPGGKLETKEMSFTTPAVLEKAGVLVGLHTDDGVTDSRHFLRSAGMAVRGGMTRDGALRAVTIANAKILGLEKRVGSLEPGKDADFIILDGDPLSVYSHVEQTWVEGRKVFDLSDPQDKLYALGGAGAGDPRRVQLCCFGSAWDIIAHANAELFGGAQ comes from the coding sequence ATGTCCCTCCGACCCTTGTTACCCCTGGCGGTCCTTCTGGGATTGGCCGCCAGCGTCTGCGCGCAGGACAAGCCGCTCGTGCTTCAGGGCGCGCAAATCATCCCCATCGTCGGCGAACCCATCGCGCATGGCGTGCTCGTCGTCTCCGGCGGCAAGATCGTCGCCGTGGGCGCGTCCGGCCAAGTCGCGATCCCGGCCGGCGCCGAGGTCCGCGACGTCACCGGCAAAGTCATCATACCCGGCCTCGTCGATTCGCACAGCCACATCGGCGGCCCGGCCGGAGCGGATTCGTCGAGCCCCATCCAGCCCGACGTGCGCGCGCTCGACTCCATCGACGCCCAGAGCCCGTCCATCCAGAAGGCGCAGGCCGGCGGCATCACCACCGCCAACATCATGCCCGGCTCCGGCCACCTCATCAGCGGACAGACCGTCTACGCCAAGCTCCGCGATGGCCGCACGGTCGACGATCTCCTGGTCAAAAACGACGACGGCACGATGGCTGGCGGACTCAAGATGGCGAACGGCACCAACTCCATGCGTGGCATGGGCGGCTTCCCCGGCACGCGCGGCAAGTCCGCCGCGCTCGTCCGCGAGCAGTTCATCAAGGCCCAAGAATACCGCGACAAGATCGCCCGCGCCAAAGGAGACCCCGACAAGCTCCCGCCGCGCGACCTCGCGCTGGAGGAACTCGTCGAAGTCCTCGATGGCAAGCGCGTCGTCCAACACCACACGCACCGCCACGACGACATCCTCACCGTGCTCCGCCTCTCGAAGGAATTCGGATTCAAGGTCGTGCTCCATCACGTTTCCGAAGGCTGGAAGGTCGCCGACGAGATCGCGAAGGCCGGCATCGCCTGCTCGGTCATCATGGTCGATTCGCCGGGCGGCAAATTGGAGACCAAGGAAATGTCCTTCACCACGCCCGCCGTGCTCGAAAAGGCCGGCGTGCTCGTCGGCCTGCACACCGACGACGGCGTCACCGATTCGCGCCACTTCCTCCGCTCCGCCGGCATGGCGGTGCGCGGCGGCATGACGCGCGACGGCGCGCTGCGCGCCGTGACGATCGCCAACGCCAAAATCCTCGGCCTCGAGAAGCGCGTCGGCTCGCTCGAGCCGGGCAAGGACGCCGACTTCATCATCCTCGATGGCGACCCGCTCAGCGTTTACTCGCACGTCGAGCAAACGTGGGTCGAGGGCCGCAAGGTCTTCGATCTCTCCGATCCGCAGGACAAACTCTACGCGCTCGGCGGCGCCGGAGCCGGCGACCCGCGCCGCGTGCAGCTCTGCTGCTTCGGCAGCGCCTGGGACATCATCGCCCACGCCAACGCCGAACTCTTCGGAGGTGCCCAATGA
- a CDS encoding MFS transporter, translating to MSAPTTAAASSKLHYAWIAAGVTFVTLLAAAGARATPGVILLPLGNEFQWSRATVSSIVSINIFLYGLMGPFAAALYQRFGLRRTMMAAMTMLAAGYGLSTLATHYWQFVVLWGFVVGIGSGLAAAVLGAAVATRWFTQRRGLVMGLLTASTATGQLIFLPSLATVVTEKGWRGAPLVVAVAALAVVPLIAWLMRDDPRDVGLRPYGEDVAGLGEAGVGSSRAGVGDPGYKGNPAKRAVDVLLEAARTRDFWLLAGSFFVCGASTNGLVGTHLIPAAFDCGIPEVRAAGLLAMMGIFDLFGTTASGWLSDRFNCRTLLFTYYGLRGLSLIFLPQALLGPTAGLGVFAVFYGLDWIATVPPTVRLTGEVFGREKGPIVFGWVVASHQVGAAFAAYLAGVTRTSFGSYAPAFIGAGALCVIAALIVLPIGKRGTLAPATAAG from the coding sequence ATGAGCGCTCCCACGACCGCCGCCGCTTCCTCCAAACTCCACTATGCGTGGATCGCCGCCGGCGTGACGTTCGTCACGTTGCTGGCCGCGGCGGGGGCGCGGGCGACGCCGGGCGTCATCTTGCTGCCGCTGGGCAACGAGTTTCAGTGGAGCCGCGCCACGGTGTCGTCGATCGTCTCGATCAACATCTTCCTCTACGGGTTGATGGGGCCGTTCGCGGCGGCGCTGTATCAACGCTTCGGGCTGCGCCGGACGATGATGGCGGCGATGACGATGCTCGCGGCGGGTTACGGGCTTTCGACGCTCGCGACGCACTATTGGCAATTCGTGGTGCTGTGGGGCTTCGTGGTGGGCATCGGCTCGGGCCTCGCCGCGGCGGTGCTCGGGGCGGCGGTGGCAACGCGGTGGTTCACGCAACGCCGCGGGCTCGTCATGGGGCTGCTCACGGCGAGCACGGCGACCGGGCAGCTGATTTTCCTGCCGAGCCTGGCGACCGTCGTGACGGAAAAGGGCTGGCGCGGCGCGCCGCTGGTCGTGGCAGTGGCCGCGCTCGCCGTGGTGCCGTTGATCGCGTGGCTGATGCGCGACGATCCGCGCGACGTGGGGCTGCGACCGTATGGTGAAGATGTAGCCGGCCTCGGTGAGGCCGGTGTCGGGTCGAGCAGGGCCGGGGTCGGCGACCCCGGCTACAAAGGTAACCCGGCGAAGCGCGCAGTGGACGTGCTGCTCGAGGCGGCGCGAACGCGGGATTTCTGGCTGCTGGCGGGCTCGTTCTTCGTGTGTGGCGCGAGCACCAACGGGCTCGTCGGCACGCACCTGATCCCGGCGGCGTTCGACTGCGGCATCCCCGAGGTGCGCGCGGCGGGATTGCTGGCGATGATGGGAATCTTCGACCTGTTCGGCACAACGGCCTCGGGCTGGCTGAGCGATCGCTTCAACTGCCGGACGTTGCTCTTCACGTATTACGGGCTGCGCGGGCTCTCGCTGATTTTCCTGCCGCAGGCGCTGCTCGGGCCCACGGCGGGGCTGGGCGTTTTTGCGGTGTTCTACGGGCTCGACTGGATCGCGACGGTGCCGCCGACGGTGCGGTTGACGGGCGAGGTGTTCGGGCGCGAAAAGGGGCCAATCGTCTTCGGCTGGGTCGTGGCGAGCCACCAGGTCGGTGCGGCGTTCGCGGCGTATCTGGCCGGCGTGACGCGCACCAGTTTCGGGAGCTATGCGCCGGCATTCATCGGCGCGGGCGCATTGTGCGTGATCGCGGCGTTGATCGTGTTGCCGATCGGGAAGCGAGGGACACTCGCGCCAGCGACCGCGGCGGGGTGA
- a CDS encoding sucrose phosphorylase, whose product MRNQVQLITYTDRLSGGGFRALHELLRTKLGGLFGGVHVLPFYHAIDGADAGFDPIDHTLVDPRLGDWDDVRALSADVPVMADLIVNHMSADSPQFRDFSARGAASPYADLFLTADRVFPHGATDAELRKIFRPRPGAPFTTVTLTNGETRRLWTTFTPKQIDIDVRSPAGAAYLTSILDTFQRSGITMIRLDAAGYAIKQPGTSCFMIPETYAFISELTQQAHARGIEVLVEIHSYHRDQIAIAQRVDRVYDFALPPLVLHALFNRTSRGLRAWLAISPRNCLTVLDTHDGIGIVDVGADPADRAARPGLIPPAELDALVEEIHTRSRGQSRQATGAAANNLDLYQVNCTYYDALGRDDRAYLTARAIQFFAPGVPQVYYTGLLAGENDMDLLARSKVGRDINRHYYAPAELDAALARPVVRALCDLIRFRNTHPAFAGEFNIADTVDDLLSLVWRAGSHQARLDIDLVIGAAAISATGPDGAMTTRDLHGAL is encoded by the coding sequence GTGCGCAACCAGGTCCAACTCATCACCTACACCGACCGTCTGAGCGGTGGCGGCTTCCGCGCGCTGCACGAACTGCTGCGCACGAAGCTCGGCGGACTTTTCGGCGGCGTCCACGTCCTGCCGTTCTACCACGCGATCGACGGCGCCGACGCGGGCTTCGATCCCATCGACCACACGCTCGTGGACCCGCGCCTCGGCGACTGGGACGACGTCCGCGCGCTCAGCGCCGACGTGCCCGTGATGGCCGACCTGATCGTCAACCATATGTCGGCCGACTCGCCGCAATTCCGCGACTTCTCCGCGCGCGGCGCCGCCTCGCCCTACGCGGATTTGTTTCTCACCGCCGATCGCGTTTTCCCGCACGGCGCGACCGACGCCGAGCTGCGGAAAATCTTCCGCCCGCGCCCCGGCGCGCCGTTCACCACCGTCACGCTCACCAACGGCGAGACCCGCCGCCTCTGGACGACCTTCACGCCGAAACAAATCGACATCGACGTCCGCTCGCCCGCCGGCGCCGCCTACCTCACGTCGATCCTCGATACCTTCCAACGCAGCGGCATCACCATGATCCGCCTCGACGCCGCCGGCTACGCCATCAAGCAGCCCGGCACGAGTTGCTTCATGATCCCGGAGACCTACGCCTTCATCTCCGAGCTCACGCAACAAGCCCACGCGCGCGGCATCGAGGTGCTCGTCGAGATCCACAGCTACCATCGCGACCAGATCGCCATCGCGCAGCGTGTGGACCGCGTCTACGACTTCGCGCTCCCGCCGCTCGTGCTCCACGCGCTCTTTAACCGCACCAGCCGCGGCCTGCGCGCCTGGCTCGCGATCAGCCCGCGCAATTGCCTCACCGTCCTCGATACGCACGACGGCATCGGCATCGTCGACGTCGGCGCCGATCCCGCCGACCGCGCTGCTCGCCCCGGTCTCATCCCGCCCGCCGAGCTCGACGCGCTCGTCGAGGAAATCCACACGCGCTCGCGCGGCCAGAGCCGCCAAGCCACCGGCGCCGCCGCCAACAACCTCGATCTCTATCAGGTCAACTGCACCTACTACGACGCGCTCGGTCGCGACGACCGCGCCTACCTCACCGCGCGCGCGATCCAGTTCTTCGCGCCCGGCGTGCCGCAGGTTTACTACACCGGGCTGCTCGCCGGCGAAAACGACATGGACCTCCTCGCGCGCTCCAAAGTTGGCCGCGACATCAACCGCCACTACTACGCGCCCGCCGAGCTCGACGCCGCCCTCGCGCGCCCCGTCGTGCGCGCGTTGTGCGACCTCATCCGCTTCCGCAACACGCACCCGGCCTTCGCCGGCGAGTTCAATATCGCCGATACCGTGGACGATCTGCTCTCGCTCGTCTGGCGGGCAGGCTCGCACCAAGCGAGGCTCGACATCGACTTGGTCATCGGCGCCGCAGCGATCTCGGCCACAGGTCCGGATGGCGCCATGACGACGCGCGACTTGCACGGCGCGCTGTGA
- a CDS encoding carbohydrate kinase, with product MIRCVGLGEVLWDELPAGRQLGGAPANFAYHTAALGAAATVVSRVGADAAGLDLLARLRALGLPTDAVEIDPRAPTSSVSVALDAAGHAHYTIHENVAWDFLAGESAGRAAIAAADAVCFGSLAQRTASARDAIHALLQRSRPGALRIFDLNLRQHYYSREVITASLALATMLKLNETELPVLRELFALPPDDRGALAELATRFQLRAAIFTRGADGCLVHAGGEWIDHPGKKVDVADTVGAGDSFTAAFAMGLLRGWSLATVVERAIDISAYVCTQRGATPKLPSEITAPFRGGTR from the coding sequence ATGATCCGCTGCGTCGGTCTCGGTGAAGTGCTGTGGGACGAGTTGCCGGCCGGCCGCCAGCTTGGCGGCGCCCCGGCGAACTTCGCCTATCACACCGCCGCGCTCGGCGCCGCCGCCACCGTCGTCTCCCGTGTCGGAGCCGATGCCGCCGGTCTCGACCTGCTCGCGCGCCTGCGCGCACTCGGCTTGCCGACCGATGCCGTCGAGATCGACCCGCGCGCGCCGACGAGTTCCGTCAGCGTGGCGCTCGATGCGGCGGGCCACGCCCACTACACGATCCACGAGAATGTTGCGTGGGATTTCCTCGCCGGTGAGTCCGCCGGAAGAGCGGCCATCGCTGCCGCCGACGCGGTCTGCTTCGGCTCGCTCGCGCAACGCACCGCGTCCGCTCGCGATGCCATCCACGCGTTGCTGCAGCGGAGCCGGCCCGGAGCGCTCCGCATTTTCGACCTCAATCTCCGTCAGCACTACTACTCGCGCGAGGTGATCACGGCATCGCTCGCACTCGCGACGATGCTGAAGCTGAACGAAACCGAGCTGCCTGTGCTGCGGGAACTTTTCGCGCTGCCGCCTGACGATCGCGGCGCGCTGGCCGAGCTCGCGACTCGCTTTCAACTTCGCGCGGCGATCTTCACGCGCGGTGCCGACGGTTGTCTCGTGCATGCCGGTGGCGAGTGGATCGATCACCCCGGGAAGAAAGTGGATGTGGCCGACACGGTCGGCGCCGGCGACTCGTTCACGGCGGCGTTTGCGATGGGCCTGCTGCGCGGCTGGTCGCTGGCCACGGTTGTCGAGCGGGCGATCGACATCTCCGCCTACGTCTGCACGCAGCGCGGCGCCACGCCGAAGCTGCCGTCGGAGATCACGGCTCCGTTCCGAGGTGGAACGCGTTGA
- a CDS encoding AraC family transcriptional regulator, with the protein MISFLPARAGAKIDARRLFIETFRRQIALLESGKARVRIPATRRLFERLPGMQYHFKPELFIQLGGETEFTFPDSAFVLGPGEICVMPKGVPHGEIVRGGGKPFENVVVCFYNETVSIHVAHESPPGTPVVDDIHFFTTDLFPELVEYLNRAGELRHRDRAACATAIKGLLLAELSLLLVLIEEQDASRYSESERVFRCQWLIRNNLHDPELSVESLAAELRCSPSHLSKLFHRATGERIVECLTRLRLANAIDAVKHTPLSVKEIAVACGFNDPNYFTRVFRKATGRSPVQYRAELHHTASQLEREAKAVFFDREEHDFGLRPEVMARATVKVAR; encoded by the coding sequence ATGATCTCGTTTCTGCCTGCCCGCGCCGGCGCCAAGATCGATGCGCGCCGCCTGTTCATCGAGACGTTCCGCCGGCAGATCGCGCTGCTCGAGTCGGGCAAGGCGCGCGTGCGCATCCCGGCCACGCGGCGGCTCTTCGAGCGGCTGCCGGGCATGCAATACCACTTCAAGCCGGAACTGTTCATCCAGCTGGGCGGCGAGACGGAGTTCACGTTCCCCGACAGCGCGTTCGTCCTCGGGCCGGGGGAAATCTGCGTGATGCCGAAAGGCGTGCCGCACGGCGAAATCGTGCGCGGGGGCGGCAAGCCCTTCGAGAACGTCGTGGTGTGTTTCTACAACGAGACCGTCTCGATCCACGTCGCGCACGAGTCGCCGCCCGGCACGCCCGTGGTGGACGACATCCATTTTTTCACCACCGATCTCTTCCCGGAACTCGTCGAATACCTCAACCGCGCCGGCGAGCTCCGCCACCGCGACCGCGCCGCCTGCGCCACGGCGATCAAGGGCCTGCTGCTCGCCGAGCTGTCGCTGCTGCTCGTGCTCATCGAGGAACAGGACGCCTCGCGCTACTCCGAGAGCGAGCGGGTGTTCCGTTGCCAGTGGCTCATCCGCAACAATCTCCACGACCCCGAACTCAGCGTGGAATCGCTCGCGGCGGAGCTGCGCTGCTCGCCGAGCCACCTCTCGAAACTCTTCCACCGCGCGACCGGCGAGCGCATCGTCGAATGCCTCACGCGCCTGCGCCTCGCCAACGCGATCGACGCCGTGAAGCACACGCCGCTCAGCGTGAAGGAGATCGCGGTCGCCTGCGGCTTCAACGACCCGAACTACTTCACGCGCGTCTTCCGCAAGGCCACGGGCCGCTCGCCCGTGCAGTATCGCGCCGAGCTGCACCACACGGCCTCGCAACTCGAGCGCGAGGCGAAGGCGGTGTTCTTCGACCGCGAGGAGCACGACTTCGGCCTGCGCCCGGAAGTGATGGCGCGCGCGACGGTGAAAGTCGCGCGGTGA
- a CDS encoding TonB-dependent receptor, giving the protein MNKPVRSPARGWAAAALFFAAASLSAQTAPAEAPAPTPAPAPDSVIKLDDFVVTAVSRPDKSKLQSSISVSTLPMEQISLFTPRNTAELFRSLPGIRVESTSGEGNANLTIRGLPLADGGSRYVQFQEDGLPVVEYGDIAFGNADVLFRVDPSIGNVESVRGGSAAIFASNSPGGVINMISKDGKQAGGTLAFTYGLDFDQQRAEFNYGSPITDSLRFNVGGFYRRGEGQRDSGTTGGGGQVKVNLTKDLPGGHFRLYVKAIDDTATTYLPAPTKVNSADSYGDLPGYDVLKGSLYTPNLTTDNAVDTHGNLVTRHFDGIHTKVASIGAELVISPIEDFSITDRIRVSKQSAQWGAPFPASVRTAAQAVTAYAPTFAGATKLIYGSGANKGQAVASDALVTTVHAFDTDAKDLGWAGNDLKLTKFTKLANGAKLETTVGYYNSEQKIVQDWTWAAYLLETRGEGAHTLNLANAAGTALTSNGQLSYGPIDWGNFFRAYDLKYSTRAPVASVSLQSGKFSWDAGVRRDTVKARGLVVDGTARSYDVNNDGVISGAELGGVPTFNWAAGTNVNYSLSYTSYSAGVNYSASRDLALFARYSFGGRAGADRLALNAGSSGPGFAAKSFYYDVKQSELGVKYRTTQLVPGQLVFNATLFHAQTREPSGAELNKVNPPIDYTATGLELEASYRLGGFDLRANATYTDADGEVTSGASRVSFTPRRQAKFIYTVAPSWTIGAFSVGGSAIGTTESYAQDPAHGVTQNASALKLPAYVTVNGFATYSFGKGVTLSLNVNNLLDSQGWTEGEEGSLPGVGALPVVRFRTIPGRTTSLVLRYNF; this is encoded by the coding sequence ATGAACAAACCCGTCCGTTCCCCCGCGCGTGGCTGGGCCGCCGCCGCTCTCTTCTTCGCCGCCGCGTCGTTGTCAGCGCAGACCGCTCCGGCCGAAGCGCCCGCTCCCACTCCGGCGCCTGCTCCCGACAGCGTCATCAAGCTCGACGACTTCGTCGTCACCGCCGTCTCTCGCCCCGACAAGTCCAAGCTCCAGTCCTCCATCTCCGTCTCCACGCTGCCGATGGAGCAGATCAGCCTCTTCACGCCGCGCAACACCGCCGAGCTCTTCCGCTCGCTGCCCGGCATCCGCGTCGAATCCACCTCCGGCGAAGGCAACGCCAACCTCACCATCCGCGGCCTCCCGCTCGCCGACGGCGGTTCGCGCTACGTGCAATTCCAGGAAGACGGCCTGCCCGTCGTCGAATACGGCGACATTGCCTTCGGCAACGCCGACGTGCTCTTCCGCGTCGATCCCTCCATCGGCAACGTCGAGTCCGTGCGCGGCGGCAGCGCCGCGATCTTCGCCTCCAACTCTCCCGGCGGCGTCATCAACATGATCTCGAAGGACGGCAAGCAGGCCGGCGGCACGCTCGCCTTCACCTACGGCCTCGACTTCGACCAGCAGCGCGCCGAGTTCAACTACGGCAGCCCCATCACCGACAGCCTGCGCTTCAACGTCGGCGGTTTCTACCGTCGCGGCGAAGGCCAGCGCGACAGCGGCACCACCGGCGGTGGCGGCCAAGTCAAAGTCAACCTCACCAAGGATCTCCCCGGCGGACACTTTCGCCTCTACGTCAAAGCCATCGACGACACCGCGACGACCTACCTGCCCGCACCCACCAAGGTGAACAGCGCCGACTCCTACGGCGACCTCCCGGGCTACGACGTGCTCAAGGGCTCGCTCTACACGCCCAATCTCACAACCGACAACGCCGTCGACACGCACGGCAACCTCGTCACGCGCCACTTCGACGGCATCCACACCAAGGTCGCCTCCATCGGCGCCGAACTCGTCATCTCGCCGATCGAGGACTTCTCCATCACCGACCGCATCCGCGTGTCCAAACAGTCCGCCCAATGGGGCGCGCCGTTCCCCGCCAGCGTCCGCACCGCCGCCCAAGCCGTCACCGCCTACGCTCCGACCTTCGCCGGTGCCACGAAACTCATCTACGGCTCCGGCGCGAACAAAGGCCAGGCCGTCGCGAGCGACGCGCTCGTGACGACCGTCCACGCCTTCGACACCGACGCGAAGGACCTCGGTTGGGCCGGCAACGACCTCAAGCTCACCAAATTCACCAAGCTCGCCAACGGCGCCAAACTCGAGACCACGGTCGGCTACTACAACTCCGAGCAAAAGATCGTGCAGGACTGGACCTGGGCCGCCTACCTCCTCGAGACGCGCGGCGAAGGCGCCCACACGCTCAACCTCGCCAACGCCGCCGGCACCGCGCTCACCTCCAACGGCCAGCTCTCCTACGGACCGATCGACTGGGGCAATTTTTTCCGCGCCTACGACCTCAAGTATTCCACCCGCGCCCCCGTCGCCAGCGTCTCGCTCCAGTCGGGCAAGTTCTCCTGGGACGCCGGCGTGCGCCGCGACACCGTGAAAGCCCGCGGCCTCGTCGTCGACGGCACCGCCCGCAGCTACGACGTCAACAACGACGGCGTCATCTCCGGCGCCGAGCTCGGCGGCGTGCCGACCTTCAACTGGGCCGCCGGCACCAACGTGAACTACTCGCTCAGCTACACCAGCTACTCCGCCGGCGTGAACTACAGCGCCTCGAGAGACCTCGCGCTCTTCGCCCGCTACTCGTTCGGCGGACGCGCCGGCGCCGACCGCCTCGCGCTCAACGCCGGTTCCAGCGGCCCGGGCTTCGCCGCGAAGTCCTTCTACTACGACGTGAAACAATCCGAGCTCGGCGTGAAATACCGCACCACGCAACTCGTGCCCGGCCAGCTCGTGTTCAACGCCACGCTCTTCCACGCCCAGACGCGCGAGCCCTCCGGCGCCGAGTTGAACAAGGTCAACCCGCCCATCGACTACACCGCCACCGGCCTCGAGCTCGAAGCCTCGTATCGCCTCGGCGGCTTCGACCTCCGCGCCAACGCCACCTACACCGACGCCGACGGCGAAGTCACCAGCGGCGCCAGCCGCGTCTCCTTCACGCCGCGCCGCCAGGCGAAGTTCATCTACACCGTCGCCCCGTCGTGGACCATCGGCGCGTTCAGCGTCGGCGGCTCCGCCATCGGCACCACCGAATCCTACGCGCAGGACCCCGCGCACGGCGTCACGCAAAACGCCAGCGCGCTCAAGCTCCCCGCCTACGTCACCGTGAACGGCTTCGCCACCTACAGCTTCGGCAAAGGCGTCACGCTCAGCCTCAACGTGAACAACCTCCTCGACTCCCAAGGCTGGACCGAAGGCGAGGAAGGTTCGCTCCCCGGCGTCGGCGCACTCCCGGTCGTGCGCTTTCGCACCATCCCCGGCCGCACCACGTCCCTCGTCCTCCGCTACAACTTCTGA